In a genomic window of Aggregatimonas sangjinii:
- a CDS encoding alginate lyase family protein, protein MIDLLKIVCFGYIIGLNLQCGAQESQDLTTMEEPDVTIESENILISNTFTVYDFEKLSEVKSDIDGNSEVYRAAYEKLIRDADKALNEGPFSVMQKTQTAPSGNKHDYLSLAPYWWPDPDKADGLPWIRRDGEINPLTRGNNVDEPAKDKMIGNVKTLSLAYFFSDDNRYVEKVKELLSVWFVDEATRMNPNLNYAQGVPGSSEGRGFGVIEFAGISNIITAIEILELENQLDSSLGVPLRKWLGDYLDWLQTSELGLFEKTRKNNHGTLYDIQEVSLLLFFDKTAEAKAVLETVIENRISAQIEPDGSQPDELKRTKALTYSILNLSGLTKLAFLGRKKGVEVDLWNYESPTGDIQKAYAYLAPFLNEETIWPYQQLGSMENALERLRRMFVTAGSMLQIEAYCELEADSTDTTNIQKLLYPCNP, encoded by the coding sequence ATGATTGACTTGCTCAAAATAGTTTGCTTTGGCTATATCATAGGCCTAAACCTGCAATGCGGTGCACAGGAATCGCAGGACCTCACCACTATGGAGGAACCTGATGTTACCATAGAAAGTGAAAATATACTTATAAGCAATACATTTACCGTCTACGATTTTGAAAAACTCTCTGAAGTCAAATCGGATATCGATGGCAATTCGGAGGTGTATCGGGCAGCTTACGAAAAATTGATTCGCGATGCGGATAAGGCCTTGAACGAGGGTCCGTTCTCGGTTATGCAAAAAACCCAAACTGCCCCCAGCGGTAATAAACACGACTATCTAAGCCTCGCACCGTATTGGTGGCCAGACCCCGATAAAGCGGATGGACTACCATGGATTCGTAGAGACGGCGAAATAAATCCGTTGACAAGAGGTAACAATGTAGACGAGCCGGCAAAGGATAAGATGATCGGCAATGTCAAGACACTCTCCCTAGCCTATTTTTTCTCAGACGATAATAGGTATGTGGAAAAGGTAAAAGAACTTTTAAGCGTCTGGTTCGTAGACGAAGCGACCCGTATGAACCCCAACCTCAACTATGCACAAGGTGTACCGGGATCAAGTGAGGGTAGAGGTTTCGGGGTAATAGAATTTGCTGGCATCTCCAATATCATTACCGCTATCGAAATATTGGAATTGGAAAATCAGTTGGATTCGTCATTGGGTGTACCGTTGCGGAAATGGCTGGGCGACTACCTCGATTGGCTTCAAACCAGTGAGCTCGGCTTGTTCGAAAAAACACGCAAGAACAACCATGGCACCTTATACGATATTCAAGAAGTTTCGCTATTGTTGTTTTTCGACAAAACTGCGGAAGCAAAAGCCGTGCTGGAGACCGTTATTGAAAATCGAATTAGCGCTCAAATAGAACCGGACGGAAGCCAACCTGACGAACTAAAACGCACCAAAGCCCTAACTTACAGTATTCTCAATCTATCAGGTCTTACGAAATTGGCTTTCTTGGGCAGAAAAAAGGGGGTCGAGGTCGATTTATGGAATTATGAGTCTCCCACAGGCGATATACAAAAAGCTTATGCGTATTTGGCTCCTTTCTTAAATGAGGAAACTATTTGGCCGTATCAGCAATTGGGCAGTATGGAAAATGCCCTTGAACGGTTAAGGCGAATGTTCGTAACCGCCGGAAGCATGTTGCAAATCGAGGCCTATTGTGAACTCGAGGCGGATAGCACCGATACCACGAACATTCAAAAATTACTGTATCCCTGTAACCCTTGA
- the rhaM gene encoding L-rhamnose mutarotase, whose product MQRLAFKMKLKPGVKQEYIKRHNEIWPELKSLLTDSGISEYAIFLDEKTHNLFAFQKVDGTGGSQDLADNPIVQKWWDYMADIMEVNPDNSPVSIPLEEVFYMK is encoded by the coding sequence ATGCAACGGCTTGCTTTTAAAATGAAATTGAAACCCGGAGTGAAACAGGAATATATAAAAAGGCATAACGAAATTTGGCCTGAACTAAAAAGCCTGTTGACGGATTCGGGTATCAGCGAATACGCAATTTTTCTAGATGAGAAAACCCATAACCTATTCGCTTTTCAAAAGGTAGATGGTACTGGAGGGTCGCAAGATTTGGCTGACAATCCCATTGTACAGAAATGGTGGGACTATATGGCCGACATCATGGAAGTCAATCCGGATAATTCCCCGGTTTCCATTCCTTTGGAAGAAGTCTTTTACATGAAATAA
- a CDS encoding carbohydrate-binding family 6 protein, which yields MKSHPPNRLVYLFLLLLTIVSCSHKTTEVSIFAPITNPEIEFAVDELDQALASRGVTLKKSDDPGATIALSIIESDTIRHEGFEIASSQEQIQVSGIDLEGLMYGGLELAEQIRLYGIKNVKPTLQNPYMEMRGPKFNIPLDVRTPSYSDASDAGQNNIPIMWDIDFWKEYIDTMARYRYNYISLWSLHPFPSLVKVPGYEDIALDDIKRSTGEWKELYNLNGIGMGDAHILDSTETVKKITIDEKIDFWKSVMAYGKQRNIDFHLITWNIFDYGTEGKYGITDEMDNEVTKDYYRKSIKQLFVTYPDLVGIGLTTGENMKIDGKRTSAAERENWAYDTYAQGILDAAKEMPDRQFTFIHRQHQTGAKEIAEKFKPVIDTKNVEFLYCFKYAKAHIYSATEQPYHEQDNFIEDIQGMKTIWGLRNDDTYYFRWGAPDFVREFIGNMPHEVAKGIYFGSDQWIWGRDFLTKDSELSGELEIKKHWYQWLLWGRLSYNPEINNERFKALLADRFPNTDAEKLQSAWQQASMVYPVTTGFHWGRLDFQWYIEGCLSHPKPAENETGFNDVNRFISLGIHPKSGNQTIPDYVQMMISDSTTTLTTPLQVSLKLHELSDGALKELETLTEGTSKELAHTLNDIKTVSYLGKYYAHKIAGSTYLALYRETKDTAEQKKAVDELTTAFDFWKEYTAQALQRNTNPLWTNRVGHVDWKQITEWVAEDIEIANEKLH from the coding sequence ATGAAATCTCACCCACCAAATCGACTTGTTTATCTTTTTCTGCTACTGCTTACGATCGTAAGCTGTTCTCACAAAACAACGGAAGTTTCCATCTTCGCCCCTATAACAAATCCTGAAATCGAATTTGCGGTCGATGAATTAGATCAAGCTCTTGCTTCCAGAGGAGTTACATTGAAAAAATCCGATGACCCGGGAGCGACAATTGCCCTATCCATCATAGAATCGGACACGATTCGACATGAGGGTTTCGAAATAGCATCTTCGCAGGAACAGATACAGGTTTCAGGAATCGATTTGGAAGGTTTGATGTACGGTGGATTGGAACTTGCCGAACAAATCCGATTGTATGGAATTAAAAACGTCAAACCTACCCTACAAAATCCGTATATGGAGATGCGCGGCCCCAAGTTCAATATTCCCCTGGATGTGCGTACCCCGAGCTATTCCGATGCCAGCGATGCGGGCCAAAACAATATTCCCATAATGTGGGACATTGATTTTTGGAAGGAATATATCGATACCATGGCGCGCTACCGGTACAATTATATTTCGCTTTGGAGCCTGCACCCTTTTCCTTCTTTGGTGAAAGTGCCCGGATATGAGGATATCGCCTTGGATGATATAAAACGTTCGACCGGCGAATGGAAGGAATTGTACAATCTCAATGGGATAGGTATGGGCGATGCACATATCCTTGACAGTACCGAAACAGTCAAAAAAATCACCATTGATGAGAAAATCGATTTCTGGAAAAGCGTCATGGCGTATGGCAAACAGCGGAACATCGATTTTCACCTCATCACCTGGAACATCTTTGATTATGGCACCGAGGGTAAATACGGGATTACTGATGAAATGGACAATGAAGTTACCAAAGACTATTATAGGAAAAGTATAAAGCAGCTATTCGTTACCTATCCCGATTTGGTAGGTATTGGTCTGACCACAGGGGAAAATATGAAAATCGACGGGAAGCGTACAAGTGCCGCGGAACGTGAAAACTGGGCCTACGACACCTATGCGCAGGGTATTTTGGATGCCGCCAAGGAGATGCCCGACCGCCAGTTTACTTTTATCCATAGACAACACCAAACAGGTGCCAAGGAAATCGCAGAAAAGTTCAAACCGGTAATCGATACAAAAAATGTAGAATTCCTATATTGCTTCAAGTATGCCAAGGCCCACATTTATAGCGCCACGGAGCAACCTTATCACGAGCAGGACAATTTTATCGAGGATATTCAAGGAATGAAAACAATCTGGGGCCTTCGTAATGATGATACGTATTATTTCCGCTGGGGCGCTCCGGATTTCGTTCGTGAATTTATCGGCAATATGCCACATGAGGTGGCGAAGGGCATCTATTTTGGTTCGGACCAATGGATCTGGGGTCGTGATTTTCTGACCAAGGATTCTGAACTATCAGGAGAACTGGAGATTAAAAAGCATTGGTACCAATGGCTTTTATGGGGCAGGTTAAGCTACAATCCCGAAATTAATAACGAGCGTTTTAAGGCACTACTCGCCGACCGTTTTCCGAATACCGATGCCGAAAAACTGCAAAGCGCATGGCAACAGGCCTCTATGGTCTATCCCGTAACTACTGGATTCCATTGGGGAAGATTGGATTTTCAATGGTATATAGAGGGCTGTTTAAGTCACCCTAAGCCAGCCGAGAACGAAACTGGATTCAATGACGTCAATCGATTTATTTCTTTGGGTATACACCCAAAATCGGGCAACCAGACCATTCCAGATTATGTGCAAATGATGATATCGGACAGCACTACAACGCTGACCACACCCTTACAAGTTTCCCTAAAACTACATGAACTTTCCGATGGTGCCTTAAAGGAATTGGAAACACTGACCGAAGGTACTAGCAAAGAACTGGCACATACCCTGAACGATATTAAAACGGTATCTTATTTAGGGAAGTACTATGCCCATAAAATCGCTGGATCTACCTATTTGGCCCTGTATCGGGAAACTAAGGACACCGCTGAACAAAAAAAGGCGGTGGATGAACTGACCACGGCGTTCGATTTCTGGAAAGAATACACTGCTCAGGCCTTACAACGGAATACAAATCCACTTTGGACCAACCGTGTTGGCCACGTAGATTGGAAGCAAATTACCGAATGGGTGGCCGAAGACATTGAAATTGCCAATGAAAAACTGCATTAA
- a CDS encoding Gfo/Idh/MocA family protein, whose amino-acid sequence MKTIEKEDEVLMDRSENARRKFLRNSSLALGLFAIVPRHVLGKGFTAPSDRINLGYIGLGKQGGILANKFTTNTQAQIVAGSDVWGAKQEWFKGVVEGYYAEKRNMSAYNGVTTYLDYRELLNQQGIDAVVIATPDHWHAIQAIDAMNAGKDVYCEKPMTNTIHEGRAMVDAVEKNKRVLQVGSMQRSWDRFKRAQEIVSSGNLGKITKVLVNVGDPARAYDLPAEPTPEGVDWNLWCGPTKLLTYHHTIAPKVVDKYPDWRDFKETGGGILADWGAHMFDIAQWCLGMDHTGPVQFIPPKDRNAVRGLQMFYANGIEMVHEDFGRGWAVRFIGSEGTLDVSRRFLETTPGTILLPNGGDSKDMFKDQNNHYQNWLDAIKSRNQPICDVEIGHRSASVCNVANIAYELGRPLQWNPVKEKFKGDREANKMRKRKNRKYS is encoded by the coding sequence ATGAAAACGATAGAAAAGGAAGATGAAGTATTGATGGATAGGAGCGAAAATGCCAGAAGGAAATTTTTACGCAATAGTAGTCTGGCCTTAGGCCTATTTGCCATTGTTCCCCGCCATGTTTTAGGAAAAGGTTTTACGGCACCTAGCGATAGGATCAACCTTGGTTATATCGGTCTGGGAAAACAGGGTGGTATACTTGCCAATAAATTTACAACCAATACCCAGGCACAAATTGTTGCCGGTAGTGATGTTTGGGGCGCGAAACAGGAATGGTTCAAAGGTGTGGTTGAAGGCTATTATGCCGAAAAGCGGAATATGTCCGCCTACAACGGAGTTACTACTTATCTTGATTATCGGGAATTGCTAAATCAACAAGGAATCGATGCCGTTGTCATCGCTACTCCCGACCATTGGCACGCCATACAGGCCATTGATGCCATGAATGCCGGAAAGGACGTTTATTGTGAAAAACCGATGACCAATACCATTCATGAGGGGCGCGCGATGGTAGATGCGGTTGAAAAAAATAAACGTGTTCTTCAGGTCGGAAGCATGCAACGTTCTTGGGACCGTTTTAAAAGAGCACAGGAAATCGTCAGTTCGGGAAATCTTGGTAAAATTACCAAAGTGCTGGTCAATGTAGGCGATCCGGCCCGAGCCTATGATCTTCCGGCCGAACCCACACCGGAGGGTGTTGATTGGAATCTATGGTGTGGTCCCACCAAGTTATTGACCTACCACCATACCATAGCTCCGAAAGTGGTCGACAAATATCCCGATTGGCGTGATTTTAAAGAGACCGGTGGCGGTATTCTTGCCGATTGGGGCGCCCATATGTTCGATATCGCACAATGGTGTCTGGGAATGGACCATACCGGACCGGTTCAATTTATTCCCCCAAAAGACCGTAATGCGGTTCGAGGCTTACAGATGTTCTACGCCAACGGCATTGAAATGGTCCATGAGGATTTTGGGCGTGGGTGGGCCGTTCGTTTTATTGGTAGCGAAGGTACATTGGATGTCAGCAGAAGATTTCTAGAAACGACTCCAGGTACCATACTCTTACCGAATGGCGGCGATTCGAAAGACATGTTCAAAGACCAAAACAACCACTATCAGAATTGGCTCGATGCCATCAAGTCAAGAAACCAACCCATTTGCGATGTAGAAATCGGACATCGCTCGGCCAGTGTGTGCAATGTAGCCAACATCGCCTACGAATTGGGAAGACCATTACAATGGAATCCGGTCAAGGAAAAGTTCAAAGGAGATCGTGAAGCCAACAAAATGCGCAAACGTAAAAACAGGAAATACAGCTGA
- a CDS encoding glycoside hydrolase family 105 protein — MNPQIMNDEPNNKPLRMKKINPFKTCLMLLCILGASIGNAQQMANNSEIEKAMIRAMEWQEDHPIFAVSPTDWTNGAYQIGITRAYDATKNQIFLAALKNLGYRNNWNTHDRFYHADDVTVSYGYLYLELNDTRKNYVDLKPTTTFLNAHLFEPNPWKEGTDKQKFKKILWWWCDALFMAPPVITLYAKHTGDMKYLDAMHDYYMETYNLLYDKEERLFARDMNYQWGVNEKDLKEENGKKIFWSRGNGWVLGGLALILNDMPEDYKHRKFYVDLYKEMAKRIKELQPEDGLWRTSLLSPESFDHGEVSGSGFYTFALAWGVNNGLLDKAEYTPAITKAWSALMACQHENGMVGWVQNIGADPQPASVDSWQNFGTGAFLLAGSEVLRMK; from the coding sequence ATGAATCCACAGATAATGAATGATGAACCCAATAATAAGCCATTACGAATGAAAAAAATAAATCCCTTTAAAACCTGCCTTATGCTCCTTTGTATTTTGGGCGCATCAATAGGCAACGCGCAACAAATGGCGAATAATTCCGAAATCGAAAAAGCGATGATCCGTGCTATGGAGTGGCAAGAAGACCATCCCATATTCGCGGTCTCCCCTACTGATTGGACAAATGGTGCCTACCAAATCGGAATTACGCGGGCGTATGACGCTACCAAAAACCAGATTTTTCTGGCCGCTCTTAAAAATCTAGGGTACCGAAATAATTGGAATACGCACGACCGCTTCTACCATGCCGATGATGTTACCGTTTCCTACGGATATCTCTATTTGGAATTGAACGATACCCGTAAAAACTATGTGGACCTAAAGCCAACCACGACGTTTTTGAACGCGCACCTCTTTGAACCCAACCCTTGGAAAGAAGGTACGGACAAGCAAAAATTCAAAAAAATACTTTGGTGGTGGTGCGATGCGCTATTCATGGCTCCGCCCGTGATAACACTCTATGCCAAGCACACTGGCGACATGAAGTACTTAGACGCTATGCACGACTATTACATGGAGACCTACAACCTTCTGTATGATAAAGAGGAACGTCTTTTTGCCCGTGATATGAATTACCAATGGGGCGTAAACGAAAAAGACTTAAAAGAAGAAAATGGCAAAAAAATATTTTGGTCCCGTGGCAATGGATGGGTCTTAGGTGGGTTGGCACTTATTCTAAACGATATGCCAGAAGATTACAAACATCGTAAATTCTATGTTGACCTATACAAAGAAATGGCTAAAAGAATTAAGGAACTACAACCAGAGGACGGCTTATGGCGCACAAGCTTACTTTCACCGGAGTCCTTTGACCATGGCGAAGTGAGCGGTAGCGGATTTTACACCTTTGCACTGGCATGGGGTGTAAACAATGGCCTTTTAGATAAGGCCGAATATACACCGGCGATTACCAAAGCATGGTCGGCTTTAATGGCCTGTCAACATGAAAATGGTATGGTGGGTTGGGTGCAGAATATTGGTGCCGACCCGCAACCGGCCTCTGTTGACAGCTGGCAGAATTTTGGAACTGGTGCTTTTTTGTTGGCAGGCAGTGAAGTCTTAAGAATGAAATAA
- a CDS encoding glycoside hydrolase family 3 N-terminal domain-containing protein translates to MKNTLLSLTLTLIFISAGFAQKEEMAYKDASLTIEERVADLLPRMSIDEKVAQMRIFHANIGIEANDKGKLQLSERVIEKLKIGIAGIKNPGEHLSPLAAAKLNNELQEYIIKNNRWGIPALFVTESYNGVDAEGCTRFGRPITSAASFNPELVNRIWDVVGREARLRGMHMCHSPEADIVRDPRFGRMSEAFGEDTYLTTQMVVNAIKGVQGNYEGLGKGTHIGAVAKHFAGYGQVLGGSNFAAVEISQRTLIDEIYPPFEAAIKDAKTLGIMASHGDLNGIASHGNPELLTGVLRDQWNFDGYVVSDSNDIARLYYFMKVAETPEAAALMGLVAGIDIDLYAEDSYAYLPEMVKKDPSIEKMIDRSVKRVLRTKMILGLFENPYVDIKKVKNGVRSEQALNLALEADLESIILLKNDGNTLPLQKESLKKIALLGPLVNEGTQKAFESVLNDGMSVTALQGFKLTDENNSVPKLVTTDAAVLDNMVQTAADADVAILFLGGDEFTAKEAYFNNALGDRATIEPLGAQDELVRKVKALGKPLIVVLQHRRTLSINTIAEKADAILDGWDLSEFGDTAVAKIVFGDVSPSGKLPVTVPRSIGQLPFHYSMKEINKKKGYLFLEDGPLYPFGHGLSYGDFEYSDVQLSKNSLTPTSEIQVNATVTNNGKMTAKEVVQLYIKDEIGSVTRPDKELKGFEKIELAPGESKSVTFRITPEMLEFTGLAMEKVLEAGDYTVTVGTSSAVGVTAKFRLEK, encoded by the coding sequence ATGAAGAACACCTTACTTTCCCTTACCCTAACCCTGATTTTTATATCAGCAGGTTTCGCCCAGAAGGAAGAGATGGCGTACAAAGACGCCTCCCTTACCATAGAGGAACGTGTCGCAGACCTATTGCCCCGTATGTCGATAGATGAGAAAGTGGCACAAATGCGGATATTTCATGCCAATATCGGGATAGAGGCAAATGATAAGGGGAAGTTGCAACTATCGGAAAGGGTTATCGAAAAATTGAAAATCGGTATTGCAGGTATCAAAAATCCTGGGGAACATCTTTCCCCATTGGCAGCCGCCAAGCTGAATAACGAACTTCAAGAATACATCATCAAAAATAACCGTTGGGGCATTCCCGCCCTCTTTGTAACGGAATCTTACAATGGGGTTGATGCCGAGGGCTGCACCCGTTTCGGTAGACCGATTACCTCCGCAGCTTCGTTTAATCCCGAACTTGTAAATCGTATTTGGGATGTGGTCGGTCGGGAGGCCCGTTTGCGCGGGATGCATATGTGCCATTCCCCAGAAGCGGATATTGTGCGTGACCCTCGATTTGGACGCATGTCCGAAGCTTTCGGTGAAGACACTTACCTAACCACACAAATGGTCGTTAATGCGATAAAGGGAGTACAAGGAAATTATGAGGGACTTGGAAAAGGAACCCATATTGGCGCCGTTGCCAAACATTTCGCTGGCTACGGTCAGGTCTTGGGAGGATCGAATTTTGCCGCCGTTGAAATTTCACAAAGAACATTGATCGACGAAATCTATCCCCCGTTCGAGGCAGCTATAAAGGATGCTAAAACCTTGGGGATTATGGCCTCACATGGTGATTTAAACGGTATCGCCAGTCATGGCAATCCGGAATTGCTGACGGGAGTACTGCGCGATCAATGGAATTTTGATGGCTATGTAGTTTCCGATTCCAATGATATCGCCAGACTATATTATTTTATGAAGGTAGCCGAAACCCCTGAAGCAGCGGCCCTGATGGGTCTCGTAGCAGGTATCGATATCGATTTGTACGCCGAGGACTCCTACGCCTACTTGCCCGAAATGGTCAAGAAAGATCCTAGTATCGAAAAAATGATCGATCGGTCGGTAAAGCGCGTACTGCGCACCAAAATGATATTGGGGCTGTTTGAAAATCCGTATGTCGACATTAAAAAAGTGAAGAACGGGGTACGCTCCGAGCAAGCCCTGAATTTAGCCCTCGAAGCAGATTTAGAATCCATTATTCTCCTTAAGAATGATGGGAACACTTTGCCTTTACAAAAAGAATCCCTCAAAAAAATAGCGCTACTCGGTCCTTTGGTCAACGAGGGCACCCAAAAGGCTTTTGAATCGGTTTTGAACGACGGGATGTCGGTAACTGCCCTTCAAGGCTTTAAACTGACTGACGAGAACAACAGTGTCCCCAAGTTAGTAACGACGGATGCCGCTGTTCTCGATAATATGGTGCAAACCGCTGCAGATGCAGACGTCGCTATATTGTTCTTGGGAGGTGATGAGTTTACTGCGAAGGAAGCCTATTTCAATAATGCCCTGGGCGATCGTGCAACCATCGAGCCCCTGGGTGCACAGGATGAACTCGTTCGCAAAGTCAAGGCGCTGGGGAAACCGTTGATCGTTGTCCTACAACATAGGCGAACGCTTTCCATTAATACGATTGCCGAAAAGGCCGATGCCATTTTAGACGGATGGGACTTAAGTGAATTCGGGGATACGGCTGTGGCCAAAATCGTTTTTGGGGACGTATCGCCCTCTGGAAAACTTCCGGTAACGGTACCGCGCTCTATCGGGCAATTGCCCTTTCACTATAGTATGAAGGAAATCAATAAAAAGAAAGGTTACCTCTTTTTAGAAGATGGCCCGTTATACCCCTTCGGTCACGGCTTAAGTTATGGCGATTTCGAATATAGCGATGTACAGCTTTCTAAGAATAGCCTTACTCCTACCTCAGAAATCCAAGTGAATGCAACGGTGACCAACAATGGCAAAATGACGGCCAAAGAGGTCGTACAGCTCTACATTAAGGATGAAATCGGTTCGGTAACCCGACCGGATAAAGAATTAAAGGGGTTTGAAAAAATAGAATTGGCACCGGGCGAATCAAAATCCGTAACTTTTAGAATTACTCCCGAAATGCTGGAATTCACTGGACTTGCCATGGAAAAGGTTCTGGAGGCAGGAGATTACACGGTAACAGTGGGTACCTCATCGGCAGTGGGAGTTACGGCAAAATTTAGATTGGAAAAATAA